The following proteins are co-located in the Haloarcula marismortui ATCC 43049 genome:
- a CDS encoding carbohydrate ABC transporter permease: MSIEKSPLRRKLDKLFVPLTVGPTLLWIAAIIVYPTAKLFLSSFQFRNPVTNEMEFVGLRNFRRLIFAREGGEAVLGVFSPSFVSITTNTVIYVGFSVSISFLLGLGIALLLDKDLKGRGWFRTAVIVPWILPYVMSGLMWRWMFQSDFGAINGALQRLGVISGNIPFLSDGALAMMALIIADVWVFTPFIIIILLAGLQNVPEQLYDAAEVDGASRWSRFWNVTYPFLKPSILVALTIRIIFDIRALDLVWVMTQGGPGKATEVWASWLYRTAQVFNEPGTGAALGVVLLAVTFAIVASLYKIFGESPYEA, encoded by the coding sequence ATGTCCATTGAAAAGAGCCCACTGCGTCGCAAACTCGACAAGCTGTTCGTCCCTTTGACGGTTGGGCCGACACTGCTGTGGATCGCCGCAATAATCGTCTATCCGACCGCGAAGCTGTTTCTCAGCAGCTTCCAGTTCCGTAACCCGGTAACGAACGAGATGGAGTTCGTCGGCCTGCGGAACTTCCGGCGGTTGATCTTCGCACGCGAAGGGGGCGAGGCCGTCCTCGGCGTGTTCAGTCCCAGTTTCGTTTCGATTACGACGAACACAGTCATTTACGTCGGTTTCAGCGTCTCCATCTCGTTCCTGCTCGGCCTTGGCATCGCGCTGTTGCTCGATAAGGATCTGAAAGGGCGGGGTTGGTTCCGAACAGCGGTCATCGTTCCGTGGATTCTTCCCTACGTAATGAGCGGGCTGATGTGGCGCTGGATGTTCCAGTCAGACTTCGGCGCGATAAACGGGGCGCTTCAGCGGCTCGGCGTCATCTCGGGGAACATCCCGTTCCTTTCGGATGGCGCACTCGCCATGATGGCGCTTATCATCGCCGACGTCTGGGTGTTCACCCCCTTCATCATCATCATCCTGCTCGCAGGCCTGCAGAACGTCCCAGAGCAGCTGTACGACGCCGCCGAAGTCGATGGCGCGAGTCGGTGGTCCCGGTTCTGGAACGTCACGTATCCGTTCCTGAAACCATCGATACTGGTCGCGCTGACTATCCGTATCATCTTCGACATCCGGGCGCTGGATCTGGTCTGGGTGATGACACAGGGCGGCCCTGGGAAGGCGACTGAGGTATGGGCCTCCTGGCTGTACCGGACCGCACAGGTATTCAACGAACCCGGGACCGGCGCTGCACTTGGGGTCGTCCTACTGGCCGTGACCTTCGCCATCGTGGCCAGTCTGTACAAGATATTCGGCGAATCACCCTACGAAGCATGA
- a CDS encoding ABC transporter ATP-binding protein: MAHVELTDLVKEFDDVTAVDGISLDIPDESFTVLVGPSGCGKTTTLRLIAGLERATDGEIRIGENVVNDARAYERDIAMVFQNYALYPHKTVRDNMRFGLEQHDTDEEIITERVRETAELLQIEELLERRPSELSGGQQQRVALGRAIVRDPAVFLMDEPLSNLDAKLRVQMRAELNKLHEELSTTTVYVTHDQVEAMTLADQIAVMDNGQIQQVGEPTHVYSNPRNMFVAGFLGSPSMNFLEGTLEESSAGKFELDLGGAIHNVPDEFTDALSSYLGDRVTLGIRPENIALNQDGVPANVHPATVEVVEPQGEKTVLELELETGQSIKAAVDPDTTVEMGDAVNLRFDRDSLQYFDPATGESLTYDAKIEQQATI; encoded by the coding sequence ATGGCACACGTAGAACTCACCGACCTCGTAAAGGAATTCGACGACGTTACGGCAGTTGATGGCATCTCGCTGGACATCCCCGACGAAAGTTTCACTGTCCTCGTCGGCCCGTCAGGGTGTGGGAAGACCACGACTCTGCGCCTCATCGCGGGGCTCGAACGGGCGACCGACGGTGAAATCAGAATCGGCGAGAATGTCGTCAACGACGCTCGCGCATACGAGCGGGACATCGCGATGGTGTTCCAGAACTACGCGCTGTATCCGCACAAGACGGTGCGGGACAACATGCGGTTCGGGCTGGAGCAACACGACACGGACGAAGAGATCATCACCGAACGAGTCCGAGAGACAGCGGAGCTGCTACAGATCGAAGAGTTACTGGAACGGCGGCCGTCGGAGCTATCCGGCGGTCAGCAACAGCGGGTCGCGCTGGGCCGCGCAATCGTCCGTGACCCGGCAGTGTTCCTGATGGACGAGCCACTGTCGAACTTAGACGCGAAGCTCCGCGTCCAGATGCGCGCCGAACTGAACAAACTTCACGAGGAACTCTCGACGACGACTGTCTACGTCACCCACGATCAGGTGGAGGCGATGACCCTGGCCGACCAGATCGCAGTCATGGACAACGGGCAGATACAGCAGGTCGGCGAACCGACGCACGTGTACTCGAACCCGCGGAACATGTTCGTCGCCGGATTCCTCGGCTCACCGAGCATGAACTTCCTCGAAGGCACGCTCGAAGAGTCGTCTGCCGGCAAGTTCGAACTGGACCTCGGCGGCGCTATCCACAACGTTCCCGACGAGTTCACCGATGCGCTCAGCTCGTATCTCGGAGACCGCGTGACGCTGGGCATCCGCCCGGAGAACATCGCGCTTAATCAGGACGGCGTCCCGGCGAACGTCCACCCGGCAACAGTGGAGGTCGTCGAACCGCAGGGCGAGAAGACCGTACTCGAACTCGAACTCGAAACCGGCCAGAGCATCAAGGCCGCGGTTGACCCCGACACGACGGTCGAGATGGGGGATGCGGTGAACCTCCGGTTCGACAGGGACTCGCTCCAGTATTTCGATCCCGCCACGGGCGAATCGCTCACGTACGACGCGAAGATCGAACAGCAGGCGACGATCTGA
- a CDS encoding SHOCT domain-containing protein: MTLPSIALPRWKLVATIAILSTGLAMLAGAAGLGGSIAPVSIILGWFILAPLVALLGSKLPMIESPEDETAQDETDAPNATEPTVDPVDHLRERYARGELTDSEFERRLDRLLETESLSATSEAENTTGEADREVSLETE, encoded by the coding sequence ATGACACTCCCCTCCATCGCTCTCCCGAGGTGGAAGCTCGTCGCGACCATCGCGATACTGTCGACGGGCCTTGCTATGCTCGCAGGTGCGGCCGGCCTTGGCGGGTCGATTGCACCGGTGTCGATCATCCTCGGCTGGTTCATTCTGGCCCCGCTCGTCGCCCTTCTGGGTTCGAAACTACCGATGATCGAGTCCCCGGAAGACGAGACAGCCCAGGATGAAACCGATGCACCCAACGCAACGGAACCGACGGTGGACCCGGTCGATCACCTCCGAGAGCGCTACGCCCGCGGTGAACTGACAGACAGCGAGTTCGAGCGGCGGCTGGACCGCCTGCTGGAGACCGAATCGCTCTCAGCGACCAGCGAGGCAGAGAACACGACCGGTGAGGCCGACAGGGAAGTCAGCCTCGAAACCGAGTGA
- a CDS encoding proteasome-activating nucleotidase Pan2 translates to MSRSPSLPERPRLELDPDMTPDERLEALREHFKEIVQVNEQLTEQLDAARDRQHDLTDEVDQLERENETLKTSSLYIATAEELTDDGVVVKQHGNNQEVLTEVSPSIRDGLEAGDRVAINDSFGVKQILDPETDARAQAMQVDGSPDVSYSDIGGLEEQIREVREAVEEPLVNAEQFREVGIEPPSGVLLHGPPGTGKTMLAKAVANETDATFIKMAGSELVRKFIGEGARLVRDLFELAAEREPAIIFIDEIDAIAAKRTESKTSGDAEVQRTMMQLLSEMDGFDERGEIRIIAATNRFDMLDRAILRPGRFDRLIEVPNPDVEGRERILEIHTQEMNLDDDVDLGAFATETDGLSGAELASLATEAGMFAIRDGRTTVQQADLHDALEKIEADDDASSVPVAFA, encoded by the coding sequence ATGTCGCGCAGTCCCTCGCTTCCGGAACGACCACGGTTGGAACTTGATCCCGATATGACGCCTGACGAGCGTCTGGAGGCACTCCGGGAACATTTCAAAGAGATAGTACAGGTCAACGAACAGCTGACTGAGCAGCTCGACGCTGCCCGTGACCGGCAACACGACCTCACGGACGAGGTCGACCAGCTCGAACGGGAAAACGAGACGCTCAAAACCTCGTCGCTGTACATCGCGACAGCCGAGGAGCTGACCGACGACGGCGTCGTCGTCAAACAGCACGGCAACAATCAGGAAGTGCTGACGGAAGTCTCGCCGTCCATCCGTGACGGCCTTGAGGCCGGTGACCGCGTCGCCATCAACGACTCTTTCGGCGTCAAACAGATCCTCGATCCCGAAACCGACGCCCGCGCACAGGCGATGCAGGTCGATGGCTCGCCGGACGTTTCCTACTCGGACATCGGCGGCCTCGAAGAACAGATCCGTGAGGTCCGAGAGGCCGTCGAGGAACCGCTCGTCAACGCCGAACAGTTCCGTGAGGTCGGTATCGAACCGCCAAGCGGTGTCCTGCTACACGGCCCGCCCGGCACCGGGAAAACGATGCTGGCGAAGGCCGTCGCCAACGAGACCGACGCGACGTTCATCAAGATGGCCGGCTCCGAACTGGTCCGGAAGTTCATTGGTGAGGGCGCGCGACTGGTCCGAGACCTGTTCGAGCTTGCCGCCGAGCGCGAACCGGCTATCATCTTCATCGACGAGATCGACGCCATCGCAGCCAAGCGAACGGAGTCGAAGACCTCCGGCGACGCCGAGGTCCAGCGGACGATGATGCAACTGCTCTCGGAGATGGACGGCTTCGACGAGCGCGGGGAAATCCGTATCATCGCCGCGACGAACCGCTTCGATATGCTCGACCGGGCTATCCTCCGCCCTGGCCGCTTCGACCGCCTCATCGAAGTTCCGAACCCCGATGTCGAAGGCCGCGAGCGCATCCTCGAAATCCACACGCAGGAGATGAACCTCGACGACGACGTGGACTTGGGCGCGTTTGCCACCGAAACTGACGGCCTCTCCGGCGCGGAACTGGCCTCACTGGCGACCGAGGCTGGGATGTTCGCCATCCGCGACGGCCGAACAACGGTCCAGCAGGCCGACCTCCACGACGCCTTAGAGAAAATCGAAGCCGACGACGACGCCAGCAGCGTTCCGGTCGCGTTCGCCTGA
- the glpR gene encoding HTH-type transcriptional regulator GlpR, which produces MIPDERRKEIVRQVNRSDRVTVEELTEEFGVSEATIRRDLSSLAEDGLIERFHGGALPASEKDGSSTADSIDNPSGKRAIAKRAVDELSDGDAVFFDTGPTAREIAKAIPEQLSLLAATNSPESAFELRETCGEVKVVGDSLRQTSDALVGPSAESYLRKTNFDIVFLETDAVQIDGGLSVSNEDEARIKTLLCEGGRHVILVADGSKLDSQSFREFATVEDIDMFITDVSLSDEMRAVFEQANVAVIDNLLAVP; this is translated from the coding sequence ATGATTCCTGATGAACGACGGAAAGAAATCGTTCGACAAGTAAACAGATCGGATCGGGTCACCGTCGAAGAACTCACCGAAGAGTTCGGTGTCTCCGAGGCGACGATCCGACGAGACCTCTCGTCACTCGCAGAAGACGGGCTTATCGAACGGTTTCACGGCGGTGCCCTTCCGGCGTCGGAGAAAGACGGGTCCAGTACGGCCGATAGTATCGACAACCCAAGTGGCAAGCGGGCTATCGCTAAGCGCGCCGTCGATGAACTGAGCGACGGCGACGCCGTCTTCTTCGACACGGGGCCGACAGCGCGCGAAATAGCGAAAGCCATCCCGGAGCAGTTGTCGCTGCTTGCCGCGACGAACTCACCGGAGAGCGCGTTCGAACTCCGCGAGACTTGTGGCGAGGTCAAGGTCGTCGGCGACTCACTGCGCCAGACCTCGGACGCGCTCGTCGGTCCCAGCGCCGAGTCATACCTTCGGAAAACGAACTTCGACATCGTGTTTCTCGAAACCGATGCGGTCCAGATCGATGGCGGTCTCTCCGTCTCGAACGAAGACGAAGCGCGCATCAAGACACTGCTCTGTGAAGGCGGCCGACACGTCATTCTGGTGGCCGACGGGAGCAAACTGGACAGTCAGAGCTTCCGCGAGTTCGCGACTGTCGAGGATATTGACATGTTCATAACGGACGTGTCGCTGAGCGACGAGATGCGGGCAGTGTTCGAGCAGGCGAACGTCGCGGTGATCGACAATTTGCTGGCCGTTCCGTGA
- a CDS encoding GNAT family N-acetyltransferase has product MSNAAAADHDFPRPPETFTDHDGRTVTIEAYDGDIDPLVEMYADFGTDSRSQGVPPRTEADIRDWLPNLVEDGLNVVVWHEDQAVGHSVLVPYQDTSELAIFVHPDYQHAGIGSQLIRVLLGYGQENGLDRVWLSVSNTNHVARALYESVGFETIAKERVEMEMQRAL; this is encoded by the coding sequence ATGTCCAACGCCGCCGCGGCGGATCACGACTTCCCTCGCCCGCCCGAAACGTTCACCGACCACGACGGGCGGACGGTGACAATCGAGGCCTATGACGGCGACATCGACCCACTGGTGGAGATGTATGCTGACTTCGGGACCGACTCCCGGTCACAGGGCGTCCCACCCCGGACCGAAGCGGACATCCGCGACTGGCTCCCGAATCTTGTCGAGGACGGCCTGAACGTCGTTGTCTGGCACGAGGATCAAGCCGTCGGCCACTCCGTCCTCGTCCCATACCAGGACACGTCGGAGCTGGCAATTTTCGTCCACCCGGACTACCAGCACGCCGGCATCGGTTCACAGCTCATCCGCGTCCTGCTTGGCTACGGGCAGGAGAATGGACTCGACCGCGTCTGGCTTTCGGTCTCGAACACGAACCACGTCGCCCGGGCACTGTACGAGTCAGTCGGCTTCGAGACCATCGCCAAAGAGCGCGTCGAAATGGAGATGCAGCGGGCGCTCTGA
- a CDS encoding sugar ABC transporter substrate-binding protein, whose protein sequence is MQESSNRTRRTFIKSAGVIGAAALAGCSGGSDSSTEDGSGGDSSDGESSDGATTGTGSETMADEIVFYNAGSLEFDPGTEANIERFEEETGISVEVNEVPWSNLKTSLTTIWRNQDSTVDAFNGPTWWLADFVSSDWLEPIGLGSDHMSKFPDSLNDLVQFDGQTYMAPEFGKWGSYLYDQQYLNDQGFDAPPDTWDEVLSQGEQLSQGDKSGFAFTWAGKSVFSFKQFLYQAGGQLFNDGYEPVFVEEGKEVLEFFNGLRERGIMPDGMSSLGEGGVGDNFIAGQYATVESWTPLGARAIDEWDENRIGSAKPPKGPESRATFQDTNGISVSAFSERKDAAKEFARFMTTRESSKNNMLVEGNPAVVPEVYEDDEVQSEYPSWLLEDMRFNLENAKSETYMAQPQVDDYLNEQLTPALLGNKDPEKALNDAYSNIERLYQDIGLL, encoded by the coding sequence ATGCAAGAGAGTTCAAACCGCACTCGTCGAACGTTCATCAAAAGTGCCGGTGTCATCGGGGCAGCGGCGCTTGCTGGCTGCAGTGGCGGCTCCGATTCGAGCACCGAAGACGGCTCCGGTGGCGATAGTTCCGACGGTGAGAGTTCAGACGGTGCCACAACCGGCACTGGGTCGGAGACGATGGCAGACGAAATCGTGTTCTACAACGCCGGGTCGCTGGAGTTCGACCCCGGAACCGAAGCCAACATTGAACGCTTCGAGGAGGAGACCGGTATCTCCGTGGAAGTCAACGAGGTTCCGTGGAGCAACCTCAAGACCAGTCTGACGACGATTTGGCGGAACCAGGACAGCACCGTCGACGCGTTCAACGGCCCGACCTGGTGGCTGGCTGACTTCGTCAGTTCCGACTGGCTCGAGCCGATCGGCCTCGGAAGCGACCACATGAGCAAGTTCCCCGACTCGCTGAACGACCTCGTCCAATTCGACGGCCAGACCTACATGGCTCCCGAATTCGGGAAGTGGGGGAGCTACCTCTACGACCAGCAGTACCTGAACGACCAGGGCTTCGACGCGCCGCCGGACACGTGGGATGAGGTCCTGAGTCAGGGCGAACAGCTATCACAGGGCGACAAATCCGGGTTCGCGTTCACCTGGGCCGGCAAGTCCGTATTCAGTTTCAAGCAGTTCCTCTACCAAGCCGGCGGCCAGCTATTCAACGACGGCTACGAGCCGGTGTTTGTCGAGGAAGGCAAAGAGGTACTGGAGTTCTTCAATGGGCTCCGTGAGCGCGGCATCATGCCTGACGGGATGTCCAGTCTCGGCGAGGGTGGCGTCGGTGACAACTTCATCGCCGGCCAGTACGCGACCGTCGAATCCTGGACGCCGCTTGGAGCCCGCGCAATTGACGAATGGGACGAGAATCGCATCGGCAGCGCCAAGCCACCGAAGGGGCCGGAAAGCCGTGCAACGTTCCAGGACACGAACGGCATCAGCGTCTCTGCGTTCTCCGAGCGGAAGGACGCAGCCAAGGAGTTCGCCCGCTTCATGACGACACGCGAGTCGTCCAAGAACAACATGCTCGTCGAAGGGAACCCGGCTGTCGTTCCGGAGGTGTACGAAGACGACGAGGTCCAAAGCGAGTACCCGTCCTGGCTGCTCGAAGACATGCGGTTCAACCTCGAGAACGCAAAAAGCGAGACGTACATGGCACAGCCACAGGTCGATGACTATCTGAACGAGCAGCTCACGCCGGCGCTGCTCGGTAACAAAGACCCCGAAAAAGCACTCAACGACGCCTACAGCAACATTGAGCGCCTCTACCAGGACATCGGTCTGCTCTGA
- a CDS encoding carbohydrate ABC transporter permease, with protein MSTKKSPLNRLRRSLGLETQNEWPSVARERLLAYGLLAVYVLIIWFPIYYIFITSIKPSSEVLSLPITFLPQSPTAQNYVDIFTNRPFDNYTINSMIVATTTTLICITLGTVTGYSFSRYDFLGNKSLLLSIVGARMIPPIALIVPFFQIMSNPPLIGGLTGSLYDTRLALILTYTFFNLPFAVWIMKNYFDGIPESLDEQARIDGCSRWEAFVKIILPMAKPGIAATAILAFIFSWNEFVFALVLTSSEQAQTLPIAVSLFVADDFVDWAHLAAGGMIAALPGILFGLFFQQYIVSGLTQGAVKE; from the coding sequence ATGAGCACGAAGAAATCACCACTCAACCGACTACGTCGGTCGCTGGGACTGGAGACACAGAACGAGTGGCCGTCCGTTGCCCGCGAGCGACTGCTGGCTTACGGACTGCTCGCCGTATACGTCCTGATCATCTGGTTCCCGATCTACTACATCTTCATTACGAGCATCAAGCCATCAAGCGAAGTGCTGTCGCTGCCGATCACCTTCCTCCCACAGAGCCCGACGGCACAGAACTACGTGGATATCTTCACGAACCGACCGTTCGACAACTATACAATCAACAGCATGATCGTCGCGACGACGACGACGCTCATCTGTATCACTCTGGGAACGGTCACCGGCTACAGTTTCTCCCGATATGACTTCCTGGGGAACAAGTCGCTGCTGCTGTCGATCGTCGGCGCGCGGATGATTCCACCCATCGCGCTGATCGTCCCGTTCTTCCAGATCATGTCGAACCCGCCGCTCATCGGCGGACTCACCGGGAGCCTGTACGACACGCGGCTCGCGCTCATCCTCACGTACACGTTCTTCAACCTCCCGTTTGCCGTCTGGATAATGAAGAACTACTTCGACGGTATTCCCGAATCATTGGACGAGCAGGCCCGAATCGACGGTTGTTCCCGTTGGGAAGCGTTTGTCAAAATAATCCTGCCGATGGCGAAGCCGGGCATCGCGGCCACTGCTATCCTCGCGTTCATTTTCTCGTGGAACGAGTTTGTCTTCGCGCTCGTTCTCACATCCTCGGAACAGGCCCAGACGCTTCCGATCGCGGTCTCACTGTTCGTAGCTGACGACTTCGTGGACTGGGCGCATCTGGCAGCCGGCGGGATGATTGCCGCGTTACCCGGCATCCTGTTCGGCCTGTTCTTCCAGCAGTACATCGTGAGCGGACTCACACAAGGAGCAGTCAAGGAGTAA
- the pepF gene encoding oligoendopeptidase F: MSSVPARSDIDEAYKWDLDSLYATDEDWEAAYEEAEELIEDLSAYEGRATEDAATLLETLETYEDLMRTVSNVAAYARMRRDEDTTDDTYQALTARSQSLSSEASSAASFLDPELQDLDYDDIEAMVDEEPALEPYEHYFDDVLRMKDHTRSAEVENLLAELGEVTGAPGEVYNMLANADMTFPTVEDPDGDQQPITLNNFTTLQKHPDRDFRQRVYEAFYDEWETVRNAVGTAYKNAVKTDVKMANARDYDTAREAALDGPNVPVEVYDTLVDTVHDNLDTLHRHADLKRQSIGADELRMWDLYTPLVQEESPEIEYEQACEYVTEAVAPLGDDYQSRLADGLDSRWVDVYETEHKQSGAYSGGTYDSQPFILMNYQDDVESMYTLAHELGHSMHSEYTSEEQPYVYSGYEIFVAEVASTVNETLLTHHLLDTVEDERLRRHILNEYLERFRSTLYRQTMFAEFEHRTHEMSEAGEPLTPDRLDDLYRDLKGDYYEPAVLDDRIAREWMRIPHFYRAFYVYQYATGISAAVALVDGILDDGEPAAQRYIDFLRSGSRQYPLELLRDAGVDMASPDPVESALSTYSDYLDEFAELL, translated from the coding sequence ATGAGTTCGGTACCCGCACGGAGCGACATCGATGAGGCGTACAAGTGGGACCTCGACTCCCTCTACGCCACCGACGAAGACTGGGAGGCCGCCTACGAGGAGGCGGAGGAACTGATCGAGGACCTGTCCGCCTACGAGGGACGGGCCACCGAGGACGCTGCGACTCTGCTAGAGACACTGGAGACCTACGAGGACCTGATGCGGACCGTCTCGAACGTCGCCGCCTACGCCCGAATGCGACGGGACGAGGACACGACCGACGACACGTATCAGGCACTGACCGCCCGCTCACAGTCACTCTCGTCGGAGGCCAGTTCGGCGGCCTCGTTCCTCGACCCCGAACTGCAGGATCTGGACTACGACGACATCGAGGCGATGGTCGACGAGGAACCGGCGCTGGAGCCCTACGAGCACTACTTCGACGACGTGCTCCGGATGAAAGACCACACCCGCTCGGCCGAGGTCGAGAACCTCCTCGCCGAACTCGGCGAGGTCACCGGCGCGCCCGGCGAGGTGTACAATATGCTGGCCAACGCCGATATGACGTTCCCGACCGTCGAGGACCCCGATGGCGACCAGCAGCCGATCACGCTCAACAACTTCACGACGCTCCAGAAACACCCTGACCGCGACTTCCGCCAGCGCGTCTACGAGGCGTTCTACGACGAGTGGGAGACCGTCCGCAACGCCGTCGGCACGGCCTACAAGAACGCCGTCAAGACGGATGTGAAGATGGCCAACGCCCGCGACTATGACACCGCCCGCGAGGCAGCATTGGACGGCCCGAACGTCCCTGTTGAGGTGTACGACACGCTCGTCGACACCGTCCACGACAACCTCGATACGCTCCACCGCCACGCCGACCTCAAACGCCAGTCAATCGGGGCCGACGAACTCCGAATGTGGGACCTTTACACCCCACTCGTTCAGGAGGAATCGCCGGAAATCGAGTACGAACAGGCCTGTGAGTACGTCACCGAAGCTGTCGCACCACTGGGCGATGACTACCAGTCTCGGCTCGCCGACGGGCTAGACTCGCGGTGGGTCGACGTCTATGAGACCGAGCACAAGCAGTCCGGCGCGTACTCCGGCGGGACCTACGACTCCCAGCCGTTCATCCTGATGAACTACCAGGACGACGTGGAGTCGATGTACACGCTGGCCCACGAACTCGGCCACTCGATGCACTCGGAGTACACCAGCGAGGAACAGCCCTACGTCTACTCCGGCTACGAGATATTCGTCGCCGAGGTCGCGAGCACCGTCAACGAGACGTTGCTGACCCACCACCTGCTGGATACCGTCGAGGACGAACGCCTGCGCCGACATATCCTCAACGAGTACCTCGAGCGGTTCCGGTCGACGCTGTACCGCCAGACGATGTTCGCCGAGTTCGAGCACCGCACCCACGAGATGTCCGAGGCCGGCGAGCCGCTGACCCCCGACCGCCTGGACGACCTCTATCGGGACCTGAAAGGCGACTACTACGAGCCGGCGGTGCTCGACGACCGCATCGCCCGCGAGTGGATGCGCATCCCGCACTTCTACCGGGCGTTCTACGTCTACCAGTACGCGACCGGCATCTCGGCGGCCGTCGCGCTTGTCGACGGCATCCTCGATGACGGCGAGCCCGCTGCCCAGCGGTATATCGACTTCCTCCGGAGCGGGTCGCGGCAGTACCCGCTGGAACTGCTGCGCGACGCCGGCGTCGACATGGCCAGTCCGGACCCGGTCGAGTCCGCGCTCTCGACGTACAGCGACTACCTCGATGAGTTCGCCGAGCTGCTGTAG
- the truA gene encoding tRNA pseudouridine(38-40) synthase TruA has translation MRAYRVAYDGQPYHGFQRQPDVDTVEGRLRSALVRLGVCERGEGLPDRYAAAGRTDAGVSARTQTVAFDAPAWLSPAAFNGELPNDVRVWASADVPEDFHATHDAAERTYTYYLYAPADADRPEHEPVDDGRWADAVDALAGTHDFHNLTTDETGTERTVAIDWTRDGQFLVVQLTAGGFCRQLVRRLVSLAAAVADGSAPLSKVDRILSPEPVSGPDGVPPAPPEPLVLTDVRYPNVSFTRDEDAAVDARTVFARRRATARTTARVADHITDGL, from the coding sequence ATGCGCGCCTATCGCGTGGCCTACGACGGCCAACCGTATCACGGGTTCCAGCGCCAGCCCGACGTCGACACCGTCGAGGGCCGACTGCGTTCAGCGCTCGTCCGCCTCGGTGTCTGTGAGCGTGGCGAGGGGCTGCCTGACCGGTACGCGGCCGCCGGCCGGACTGATGCCGGCGTCTCTGCGCGGACACAGACCGTCGCCTTCGACGCGCCAGCGTGGCTCTCACCGGCGGCGTTCAACGGCGAACTCCCAAACGACGTTCGCGTGTGGGCCAGCGCCGATGTTCCCGAGGACTTCCACGCAACCCACGACGCCGCCGAGCGCACCTACACCTACTACCTGTACGCGCCGGCGGATGCGGACCGACCCGAACACGAACCGGTCGACGACGGGCGGTGGGCCGACGCTGTCGACGCGCTCGCCGGGACACACGACTTCCACAATCTTACCACGGACGAGACCGGTACTGAGCGGACCGTCGCCATCGACTGGACCCGGGACGGTCAGTTCCTCGTCGTCCAGCTTACGGCCGGCGGGTTCTGCCGCCAGCTGGTTCGCCGACTCGTCTCGCTCGCGGCGGCCGTCGCGGACGGCTCGGCCCCGCTCTCGAAGGTCGACCGCATCCTCTCGCCGGAACCCGTTAGCGGCCCCGACGGGGTTCCACCGGCCCCGCCCGAACCGCTGGTGCTGACCGACGTCCGCTACCCGAACGTGAGCTTCACTCGGGACGAAGACGCCGCGGTTGACGCCCGAACGGTCTTCGCCCGCCGGCGAGCGACCGCCAGAACAACTGCACGGGTCGCCGACCACATCACCGACGGGCTGTAG